The DNA region ATCAACCCGCCCGGCGCGTACATCACGCGCCAGCTCGCCCGCAAGGTAGGCGACGAGATCATCCAGATGGCCCCGCTCGACCCGTCCGGGTCACTGACCCGCTGGGTCTACCGCGACATTACTGCCGACAGCTTCCGCTGGTGCAATGAGAAATCCATCGACCAGGGTTCGAGCTGGCAGCTGATCCAGGAGATGCGGGCGAAGCGGGTCCGCTGACGCGTGCGTTTACGCCGTTGGCCCGACCGCCAACCTGGACGGAGGGGCCGGGTTCGGGCAGGACTACGACGCGCTCCCGTTGAGACTCACGTTCAAGGCACGTCTCCTACATCTCGTCGATCTGCTTCTCGACGTCTTTCATGCAGTCCGGGCAAACACTGTGGCTGAAGCGGCTGTTCGTGTGCCTCGAGATGTAGCTCTCGACTGACTGCCAGTAGTCCTCCCCGTCGCGGATCTTCCGGCAGTAGGAGCAGATCGGCAGAATGTCGCGGAGCGTCCTGACCTCGGCGAGCGATGCTTCCAGCCGCTCCGTCAGCCGTGCCCGCTCCGCTTCCGCCTCTTTCCGCACGGTGATGTCACGCGCAACGCCGTAGATGACGTTGCCGTACGTGTCGGCCTGGGCGTTCCAGAGGAACCAGCGGTACGAGCCATCGCTGCACCGGTACCGATTCTCGAAGCCCAGCGCCTGACCGCCCGCGCGGACAAGCGCGTTCCGCTCCAGCGTGCGCTCCAGGTCGTCGGGGTGCAGGAACGTCGTAAACGGGCGCGACATCAGCTCCTCGCGCGTATAGCCGAGCGTTCGTTCCCACGCAGGATTCAGCCTTCGGAAATGACCATTGAAGTCGAGGAAGCAGAACATGTCGAGCGCGATGGCGAAGAAGCCCTCGAGCTCACTCGCGGCCCAG from Longimicrobiales bacterium includes:
- a CDS encoding PAS domain S-box protein encodes the protein MTKRAPGQQDDAQDQVWAASELEGFFAIALDMFCFLDFNGHFRRLNPAWERTLGYTREELMSRPFTTFLHPDDLERTLERNALVRAGGQALGFENRYRCSDGSYRWFLWNAQADTYGNVIYGVARDITVRKEAEAERARLTERLEASLAEVRTLRDILPICSYCRKIRDGEDYWQSVESYISRHTNSRFSHSVCPDCMKDVEKQIDEM